In a single window of the Lepidochelys kempii isolate rLepKem1 chromosome 21, rLepKem1.hap2, whole genome shotgun sequence genome:
- the TRAF3IP3 gene encoding TRAF3-interacting JNK-activating modulator isoform X5 — MISQTEKSPRRCRRLSESYDEKCERRHETRENLWRRNNVTTCRRVMQCRKKEAEEQSQSPRQKEFLKRRNLATEEGKKQVRFPTGTPATPGQECATGTRKEASSWMDLRSPTSLQNNSTSVVHHKHLQHSLNDPRTQNNWHSCGVSSPNILPKDISKTSRGTQTLTDSSAIKKDSSQQTDCGIAVLDKEIIQLSNYLKEALHRELLLKQKMVILQELLSTLLQASEKSWKGQLNEDKLKGKLRAVENQLHTCAQHYSKDNVKRILMEMEDQKQTYEQKAREALQKLLEEKLQAEQQLQSAQRTLAVTEEDCALWKEHYDTLEAEWSKTATKHTELENKLCVLQNQLQWADTQNEQLHQALYNLESEREDLNLRLEALQEDSQLRMEHISAMEGKLQNEQKQKLALEVTITCLRNQLQNQSKEQKAQEEVVGRKATPAHQENHHQRLGSFDPPPHQR, encoded by the exons ATGATCAGTCAAACTGAGAAGTCCCCACGCCGGTGCAGGCGTCTGAGCGAGAGTTACGACGAGAAGTGTGAGCGCCGGCACGAGACCCGTGAGAACTTGtggaggagaaacaacgtcaccACATGTCGCCGTGTGATGCAATGTCGGAAAAAGGAAGCAGAGGAGCAGTCCCAGAGCCCCCGCCAGAAAGAGTTCCTGAAGAGAAGGAACTTAGCCACCGAAGAAGGAAAGAAACAAGTAAGGTTTCCTACTGGGACACCAGCAACTCCAGGACAAGAGTGTGCAACAGGCACCCGCAAGGAAGCATCTTCCTGGATGGATCTGAGGTCACCCACATCCCTCCAG AACAACAGCACCTCCGTGGTCCATCACAAGCATCTCCAGCACAGTCTCAACGATCCTCGCACGCAGAACAACTGGCACTCCTGTGGTGTTTCATCACCAAACATCCTCCCCAAAGACATCTCCAAGACCAGCCGAG GCACTCAGACATTAACAGATTCTAGTGCAATAAAGAAAGACTCAAGCCAACAAACAGA ctgTGGAATAGCAGTATTAGACAAG GAAATAATTCAACTTTCCAACTACCTCAAG GAGGCGTTACATCGAGAGCTGCTGCTGAAGCAGAAGATGGTGATTTTACAGGAGCTTTTATCCACATTGCTACAAGCATCAGAAAAATCTTGGAAG GGTCAGCTGAATGAAGACAAACTAAAGGGTAAACTGAGGGCCGTTGAAAATCAGCTTCACACCTGTGCCCAG CATTACTCAAAGGACAACGTGAAGAGGATTCTGATGGAGATGGAGGACCAAAAGCAGACCTACGAGCAGAAAGCAAGAGAAGCTCTGCAGAAGCTGCTGGAGGAGAAACTCCAAGCAGAACAGCAGCTACAGAGCGCTCAG AGGACCCTGGCAGTCACTGAAGAGGACTGTGCTCTCTGGAAAGAACACTATGACACATTAGAAGCAGAGTGGAGTAAGACAGCCACCAAGCACACTGAACTAGAGAACAAGCTCTGTGTTTTGCAGAACCAACTGCAA TGGGCAGACACCCAGAATGAGCAGCTCCACCAGGCCCTGTATAACTTGGAGAGTGAGCGGGAAGATCTCAATTTGAGACTCGAGGCTCTACAAGAAGACAGCCAGCTCAGAATGGAGCACATCAGTGCAATGGAAG GTAAATTGCAAAATGAACAAAAGCAAAAGCTGGCGCTGGAGGTGACAATCACTTGTTTGCGCA ACCAGTTACAGAACCAGTCCAAGGAGCAGAAGGCTCAGGAAGAGGTGGTAGGAAGAAAAG CTACCCCTGCACACCAAGAAAATCATCATCAAAGACTGGGGAGTtttgacccccctccccaccaaaggTAG